In Rutidosis leptorrhynchoides isolate AG116_Rl617_1_P2 chromosome 2, CSIRO_AGI_Rlap_v1, whole genome shotgun sequence, one genomic interval encodes:
- the LOC139888570 gene encoding uncharacterized protein → MKQQDIRNEYLTGLHNAINRGDRTGADVGSRTILPASFTGGPRYMFSHYLDALAICRVFGNPQFFITFTCNVKWPEIVHYLQPYPYLTASDLADIVARYFIQSSSRNGFAAIPYITVGIFGGSSKTKAPCMEGVKLDNSYVVPYNRILSLTFQAHINVECSGSTMLIKYPFKYISKGTVHVATRISKPLGTNNSQTPE, encoded by the exons ATGAAACAGCAGGATATACGCAATGAATACCTTACTGGTTTGCACAATGCTATAAACAGGGGTGATCGTACCGGTGCAGACGTGGGTAGTAGAACAATTTTACCCGCTTCTTTCACTGGTGGTCCCCGTTACATGTTTAGCCATTACTTAGACGCGCTAGCCATTTGTCGCGTTTTTGGTAATCCCCAATTTTTTATCACCTTCACATGCAATGTGAAGTGGCCTGAAATCGTTCACTATCTGCAACCCTACCCGTATTTAACAGCTTCAGACCTAGCTGATATTGTTGCCCGT TACTTTATACAATCGAGTTCCAGAAACGGGTTTGCTGCAATCCCATACATTACTGTGGGTATATTCGGAGGCTCCAG CAAAACTAAAGCTCCCTGTATGGAAG GTGTCAAGCTTGATAACAGCTACGTTGTTCCTTATAATCGCATACTATCTCTGACTTTTCAG GCTCATATAAATGTTGAATGTTCTGGTTCAACAATGCTTATCAAATATCCGTTCAAATACATTTCTAAAGGCACGGTTCATGTTGCAACTCGCATCTCAAAGCCTTTAGGCACTAACAATTCACAAACACCTGAATAA
- the LOC139888571 gene encoding uncharacterized protein encodes MPKFHINDEDFHIYVRYEVEILLNQSAKSISEYGLPDLPRNLLLDLANWLIMEEKIYYRESLNNQRVELERSLNGKTLLWKAIITALRARGKIGLVVASSSVTSLLLPSCRIAHSRFKLPLVVSDESMCNIKKNTQMAKLIQSTDLIVEAPMNDKRCFEEIDRSLRDILES; translated from the exons ATGCCAAAATTTCACATCAATGATGAAGACTTCCATATATATGTGCGGTACGAGGTCGAAATCCTTTTGAACCAGTCTGCAAAATCAATATCAGAATATGGGTTACCAGATCTACCACGAAACCTGTTGTTGGATCTTGCTAACTGGTTGATTATGGAAGAGAAGATTTACTACCGTGAATCCCTTAATAATCAGCGAGTGGAACTGGAGCGCAGCCTGAATG GAAAGACGTTACTATGGAAAGCGATTATCACAGCATTACGGGCAAGGGGGAAGATTGGCCTTGTTGTAGCATCGTCTAGCGTAACGTCCCTGCTCTTGCCTTCCTGCAGGATTGCTCACTCGCGATTTAAGCTTCCTTTGGTCGTGAGTGATGAATCAATGTGCAACATAAAAAAGAACACTCAAATGGCAAAGTTAATTCAAAGTACGGACCTCATCGTTGAAGCACCAATGAATGACAAGCGATGTTTTGAAGAGATAGACCGTAGCCTTAGAGATattttagaaagttaa